A part of Bosea sp. (in: a-proteobacteria) genomic DNA contains:
- a CDS encoding glycosyltransferase family 4 protein, which produces MASILFIIPDDRIFAHRHRPLLRAAHEAELTPMVAAPPGAGRTAIQEAGARCIPLTCEPGRRSPRALARAAQELKGVIQAHKPVIVQVQGIGTLLAGALAARLAGHERLVCAFNGLGLLAAQANAFGDGMRLAARLFRSAMLDRPGTRLVFDNPDDAALLAPGSNGAAVSIILGAGVDPLIHSPEPMPWSPPLKLAFASPLLWVNGPEIAVEAIRRARAAGAEVTLSLIGAALPPGRRTVPAATLQAWSRQPGVGWFAPPADPAQIWRQHHALVLPSRGGDGLPGLMTEAASGGRPVLTSDVGGCGSFIRDGIDGRVTPVNDASALAAAMVELARAPSLVERMGRAARERVLGGYTERDVMNGHKKLWRAMLTGGPAP; this is translated from the coding sequence GGCGCACGAAGCGGAGCTGACGCCTATGGTGGCGGCGCCCCCAGGCGCGGGCCGCACGGCCATCCAGGAGGCAGGCGCGCGTTGCATCCCGCTCACCTGCGAGCCGGGTCGGCGCTCGCCGCGTGCGCTCGCGCGCGCGGCGCAGGAACTGAAGGGCGTCATCCAGGCGCACAAGCCCGTGATCGTGCAGGTCCAGGGCATCGGAACCTTGCTGGCGGGCGCGCTCGCCGCGCGGCTTGCCGGCCATGAGCGGCTAGTCTGCGCCTTCAACGGGCTGGGCTTGCTGGCGGCGCAGGCCAATGCGTTCGGTGACGGAATGCGGCTGGCGGCGCGGCTGTTCAGATCGGCGATGCTGGACCGGCCCGGAACCCGGCTGGTCTTCGACAATCCCGATGACGCGGCGCTACTGGCTCCGGGCAGCAACGGGGCAGCCGTGAGCATCATCCTCGGCGCGGGGGTCGATCCGCTGATCCACAGCCCCGAGCCGATGCCGTGGTCGCCGCCGCTGAAGCTCGCCTTCGCCTCGCCCCTGCTCTGGGTGAACGGCCCAGAAATCGCTGTCGAGGCCATCAGACGCGCCCGCGCCGCTGGCGCCGAGGTGACGCTTTCCCTGATCGGCGCGGCTCTGCCGCCGGGACGGCGCACCGTGCCGGCCGCGACGCTGCAGGCCTGGAGCCGGCAGCCGGGCGTGGGCTGGTTCGCCCCGCCCGCCGACCCGGCCCAGATCTGGCGACAGCATCACGCCCTGGTGCTGCCCTCGCGCGGGGGCGACGGCCTGCCCGGCCTCATGACCGAGGCCGCTTCCGGCGGGAGGCCCGTTCTCACCAGCGATGTCGGAGGCTGCGGCTCCTTCATCCGCGACGGCATCGATGGTCGCGTCACGCCCGTCAACGATGCCAGCGCCCTCGCCGCCGCCATGGTCGAACTCGCCCGCGCCCCGAGCCTGGTCGAGCGCATGGGGCGGGCCGCGCGCGAGCGCGTTCTCGGCGGCTACACCGAACGCGATGTGATGAACGGGCACAAGAAGCTCTGGCGCGCCATGCTCACCGGCGGGCCTGCTCCATGA
- a CDS encoding methyltransferase has protein sequence MIQPPGHDPAARRAFILANTRPLIVPHAPELRLHLADEATELWRRTEEELGAIGLPPPFWAFAWAGGQALARWVLDNPGAVAGKAVLDFASGSGLVAIAAARAGALAVEAADIDAYAIAAMQINAALNGVAISPLPENQIGRDAGWDTVLAGDICYERDLAGRVADWLASLARRGARVLIGDPGRSYLPRERLTLIATYEVPVTRELEDAEIKKSSVWRLEG, from the coding sequence ATGATCCAGCCTCCAGGCCATGACCCGGCGGCCCGGCGCGCCTTCATCCTCGCCAATACGAGGCCGCTCATCGTGCCTCATGCGCCCGAGTTGCGCCTGCATCTTGCGGACGAGGCGACCGAGCTGTGGCGCAGGACCGAAGAAGAGCTGGGCGCGATCGGCCTGCCGCCGCCCTTCTGGGCCTTCGCCTGGGCTGGTGGTCAGGCCCTCGCCCGCTGGGTGCTCGACAATCCCGGGGCGGTCGCCGGCAAGGCCGTGCTCGACTTCGCCTCCGGCTCGGGCCTCGTCGCCATCGCGGCGGCGCGGGCGGGCGCCCTGGCCGTCGAGGCCGCGGACATCGACGCTTACGCCATCGCCGCGATGCAGATCAACGCCGCCCTCAACGGCGTCGCCATCAGCCCCTTGCCGGAGAACCAGATCGGCCGCGACGCCGGCTGGGACACGGTTCTGGCAGGGGACATCTGCTATGAGCGCGATCTGGCAGGGCGTGTCGCCGACTGGCTGGCCAGCCTCGCGCGGCGCGGCGCGCGGGTCCTGATCGGCGATCCGGGGCGGAGCTATCTGCCAAGGGAGCGGCTGACCCTGATCGCCACCTATGAGGTGCCGGTCACCCGCGAGCTTGAGGATGCCGAGATCAAGAAGAGCAGCGTCTGG